One Trichoderma asperellum chromosome 5, complete sequence genomic region harbors:
- a CDS encoding uncharacterized protein (BUSCO:EOG092D1DIJ): MLVLEEQRYIHEDLERLEQGIADRIREDPKHIRDRLNRDHEVAQLLDQIQAQSQNLLNIYKDESGNRAQEIQQIGSGDPFEEFYRQWKDVRDHHARYPNEQAENSEQRYKLSRHGDPSEPLPSIVDSLFSGEEAYGRFFDLNTCHEAFLNLPNVKRLTYLQYLELFDNFAPGFAGVKRNEKLTDQYFQYVGDLSGYLESFMRRTRPLENVDKIMQTFDQEFEEVWAKDEVEGWSLEQGASNSTKQRTGDAIWCDDCEKEFSNENVYKNHLTGRKHIKAAEQRSRRQEESKPDTNGSGKGAVSATRLKERAVAEREYRVKRLASAMSTERSDTRVNVERKQGMTERERQQELDNLLNVTETRHEPAEEGDGEGEDGEEKIYNPLKLPLAWDGKPIPFWLYRLHGLGVEFPCEICGNFVYMGRRAFDKHFNEARHVYGLKCLGIANTSLFRDITGIDEAMRLWEKIQKEKRRGKIDDGSVVQMEDGEGNVMPEKVYYDLQKQGLL, encoded by the exons ATGTTGGTTTTGGAAGAACAGCGATACATTCATGAGGACCTGGAGCGCCTCGAACAGGGCATTGCGGATCGCATCCGTGAGGACCCCAAGCAT ATCCGCGACAGACTCAACCGCGATCACGAAGTCGCACAGCTATTGGACCAGATCCAAGCGCAATCCCAGAATCTGCTAAACATCTACAAGGACGAATCCGGCAACAGGGCGCAAGAGATCCAGCAGATTGGCAGTGGAGACCCCTTTGAAGAGTTTTATCGCCAGTGGAAAGACGTTCGAGACCATCACGCAAGATACCCCAACGAGCAAGCAGAGAACTCCGAGCAGCGCTACAAGTTATCAAGACATGGCGATCCATCAGAGCCCTTACCGTCCATTGTCGACTCTCTTTTCTCAGGCGAAGAGGCTTATGGAAGATTCTTTGATCTGAACACCTGCCACGAAGCTTTTCTAAATTTGCCAAACGTAAAGCGTTTGACATATCTGCAGTATCTGGAGCTGTTTGATAACTTTGCTCCTGGCTTCGCAGGTGTTAAGCGAAACGAGAAACTGACAGATCAATATTTCCAATATGTCGGTGATTTAAGTGGCTATCTTGAGTCATTCATGCGACGAACTCGGCCTCTGGAGAACGTGGACAAGATCATGCAGACTTTCGACCAGGAGTTTGAAGAAGTTTGGGCCAAGGATGAAGTGGAGGGATGGAGTCTAGAGCAGGGAGCATCCAATTCAACCAAACAGCGAACGGGAGATGCTATATGGTGCGATGACTGCGAGAAAGAATTCAGCAACGAAAACGTCTATAAGAACCATCTCACGGGACGAAAGCACATCAAGGCCGCCGAGCAGCGAAGCCGACGGCAAGAAGAGTCCAAACCCGACACAAACGGATCCGGGAAAGGGGCCGTCTCTGCGACTAGGCTAAAAGAGCGAGCGGTGGCAGAGCGTGAATACAGAGTCAAACGGTTGGCTAGCGCCATGAGCACTGAGCGAAGCGATACCCGTGTCAACGTTGAGCGTAAACAGGGCATGACAGAAAGAGAACGCCAGCAGGAGTTGGATAACCTCCTCAATGTGACTGAGACACGGCATGagccagcagaagaaggcgatggcgaaggagaagacggcgaggAAAAGATTTACAATCCTCTCAAACTTCCCTTGGCATGGGACGGAAAACCCATTCCCTTCTGGCTCTATCGATTACACGGACTGGGCGTGGAATTTCCTTGTGAAATCTGTGGAAACTTTGTTTACATGGGCAGACGTGCATTCGACAAGCATTTCAACGAGGCGCGCCACGTGTATGGCCTGAAGTGTCTGGGCATCGCAAACACCAGCTTATTCAGAGATATCACGGGCATTGATGAGGCGATGAGACTCTGGGAGAAGatccagaaggagaagaggaggggtAAGATTGATGACGGCAGCGTCGTGCAGATGGAGGACGGCGAAGGAAACGTCATGCCGGAGAAGGTCTACTACGATTTACAGAAGCAGGGTCTGCTTTAA
- a CDS encoding uncharacterized protein (BUSCO:EOG092D07D8): MAPNASLSAAAAVTSSANASSRSSPAIGSSATPSSSKPKHKVNSNGYHPSNPPVPLSSMVSAPLDLTSVERRGQPTAVREPLKKKTRPHGISEAPTYCPTEDDWRDPLQFINKIAPEASQYGICKIIPPDSWNPEFAIDTEKFHFRTRKQELNSVEGSTRANLTYLDGLAKFHKQQGNNLHRLPYVDKKPLDLYRLKKAVESRGGFDKVCKLKKWAEIGRDLGYSGKIMSSLSTSLKNSFQRWLCPYEEYLRLAKPGVHQQLEQEYGGPLTPSPAQTPIKRSSANTPSSVRGASPARQASDALQNSVGNKKEVDRDTPMTDAPQAAPASGGFTAINTSGGFTAVNSGFTSVNRPTNGENKSYTPDPKRYDSPATSARNTPEARPSSLSSAAALKRQLSTGSPADAIKKEADTDRDDADNASRRSSKRLKKDNVPTVAGSHMTVFRPSAPRIPREEGAAAGGKCENCGRGEDSGPLLVCESCDHAYHGPCLDPPLKRKPDAEWNCPRCLVGDGQFGFEEGGLYSLKQFQQKANDFKQGYFEQKMPFDETLQCHRPVTEEDVEREFWRLVADLEETVEVEYGADIHCTTHGSGFPTIEKHPNNPYATDPWNLNVLPFHPDSLFRHIKSDISGMTVPWVYVGMIFSTFCWHNEDHYAYSANYQHLGATKTWYGIPGEDAEKFEAAMKEAVPELFETQPDLLFQLVTLLTPEQLKKAGVRVYALDQRAGQLVITFPQAYHAGFNHGFNFNEAVNFAPCDWEKFGQAGVERLQQFRRQPCFSHDELLWTAAEGSASSGLTIQTAKWLAPALDRIRQRERAQRDEFLAKHNEVSPHRCKVTGGSEDACPLSFKIDDTDVHDEEEQCCSYCKTFAYLSRFKCHRSGKILCIFHAGSHPCCDMPEEKRLAGEEHTLIYRKTDEDMTLVYQKASDKAHTPEAWEEKYDRLLEEEATPSLKTLRALLHEGEKIPYELASLPILKEFVDRCNDWVEEATNYIVRKQQNRRKNEKVWQNTGRRGSANNDAKEKEKEIRHVDNIYRLLAEAEHIGFDCPEIAQLQERATALKLFQDNASAALKQNVPPPVETIEELIEEGRGFNIDTPELEALSRRLEELRWNEKARSNRAVLLGMTDVQEIIEEGKRLEIPNYNDHLKYYHDKLAAGQAWEAKARELTHAEFVHYSQLEALRAQVQANSLPVSRETLAAVDQILHKQREAHLQIIDLTERCRDPDFRKRPKYSEVVDITRKLDDLNSKPTGTVDLENERKRHEDWMRKGKKLFGKSNAPLHILKSHLEHVLERNTDCFDTDHDTPRLPGEPVSREASPEAGSGRWDDRSRQVFCICRKIEAGMMIECELCHEWYHYKCLKIARGKVKEDDKYTCPICDWRMKIPRDAARPKLEDLTALADEIPGLPFQPEEEEVLRQIIDNAQNFRDKIAQYCNPLLSTEAEAETQRFFLRKLEGAEILLSYETNFFRQELHKWCPVAPEAPPILQVSLSTRKPRPTKLQKMLVEYGVDNPDDLPEHAKGKANSLRRKAANAEAAAAAAQAPTAMPNVPNPHNSAYGPAAYFSRGSHSATPSISANSHGQPEEKSHSPSDSDVKMGSAESDSNLHPSFLRAGGPHLAADDSTMSLEDRLLHGQIDDMDLQTEADKSKALEIFARTELGREKAEKMWGPDIWNNRQRSMSVHGRSMTPADMDEGMKHDNSKVDQMFKEMTNQDEDEDQKKKDITMTNGPVTADLLESERNNLDAMLDGE, encoded by the exons ATGGCACCGAATGCCTCCCTCAGCGCCGCGGCGGCTGTCACCAGCAGTGCCAATGCGAGTTCGCGCAGCTCGCCTGCGATTGGGTCGTCTGCGACCCCTTCATCCTCGAAGCCGAAACACAAGGTCAACTCCAACGGCTACCACCCCTCGAACCCACCCGTGCCACTGAGCTCCATGGTCAGCGCGCCATTGGATCTGACCTCGGTCGAGAGACGCGGCCAGCCTACAGCGGTACGAGAGCCgctcaagaagaaaacacGACCACATGGCATCTCAGAAGCCCCGACCTACTGCCCGACGGAGGACGATTGGCGTGACCCCCTGCAGTTTATCAATAAAATCGCTCCAGAGGCATCCCAATATGGCATTTGCAAGATTATTCCGCCGGATTCATGGAATCCTGAATTCGCAATTGACACCGAG AAATTCCACTTTCGGACACGAAAACAAGAATTAAATTCTGTTGAAGGCA GCACGCGAGCCAATCTTACGTATCTAGATGGCCTTGCCAAGTTTCATAAGCAGCAGGGAAACAACCTGCATCGCTTACCATATGTCGACAAAAAACCACTTGATCTGTATCGCTTGAAAAAAGCTGTCGAATCTAGAGGCGGATTTGACAAGGTGTGTAAGCTGAAGAAATGGGCCGAGATTGGAAGAGATCTTGGATACAGTGGCAAAATCATGTCATCCCTGTCGACTTCTCTTAAGAATTCCTTCCAACGGTGGCTCTGCCCCTACGAAGAGTATCTGCGCCTGGCAAAACCTGGAGTACACCAGCAGCTTGAACAGGAGTACGGCGGCCCATTGACACCGAGCCCCGCACAGACACCAATCAAGCGATCCTCTGCCAACACCCCGAGCAGTGTCCGAGGAGCCTCGCCCGCTCGGCAAGCATCCGATGCCCTCCAGAACAGCGTTGGTAACAAAAAGGAGGTGGATCGAGATACGCCCATGACCGATGCACCGCAGGCAGCTCCTGCCTCTGGTGGATTTACGGCTATTAACACCAGCGGCGGTTTCACGGCAGTCAATTCGGGATTTACTAGTGTAAATCGTCCTACCAATGGCGAGAACAAGAGTTACACACCAGACCCTAAACGTTACGACAGTCCTGCCACTTCTGCGAGAAACACCCCCGAAGCTCGACCATCTAGtctcagctcagctgctgcgctgaaGCGTCAATTGAGCACTGGGAGCCCGGCAGATGCTATCAAGAAGGAGGCGGATACCGACAGAGATGATGCTGACAACGCAAGCCGGCGTAGTAGTAAGCGCCTCAAGAAGGACAACGTGCCTACGGTAGCCGGGTCGCACATGACCGTGTTTCGCCCGTCTGCTCCACGAATCCCTCGGGAAGAGGGCGCGGCCGCCGGAGGAAAATGCGAAAACTGTGGACGGGGCGAAGACAGCGGCCCTTTGCTTGTTTGCGAGTCCTGTGACCATGCGTACCACGGCCCTTGTCTCGATCCCCCGTTGAAGCGCAAACCCGACGCTGAGTGGAACTGCCCACGATGCCTGGTGGGAGATGGCCAGTTTGGCTTTGAAGAGGGCGGCCTGTACTCATTGAAGCAATTTCAACAAAAGGCAAACGACTTCAAGCAGGGCTATTTTGAGCAAAAGATGCCTTTTGACGAGACCCTCCAATGCCACCGGCCGGTCACCGAGGAAGACGTCGAAAGAGAATTCTGGCGCCTGGTGGCTGACTTGGAAGAGACTGTCGAGGTTGAATATGGCGCTGACATCCACTGCACTACGCACGGTTCCGGCTTTCCCACTATCGAAAAGCATCCGAATAATCCATATGCCACCGATCCATGGAATCTCAACGTTCTCCCTTTCCACCCGGACAGTCTGTTTAGACATATTAAATCCGACATCTCTGGTATGACCGTGCCTTGGGTTTACGTGGGCATGATTTTTTCGACGTTTTGTTGGCATAACGAGGACCACTATGCTTACTCAGCAAACTATCAACACTTGGGCGCGACCAAGACGTGGTATGGCATCCCTGGAGAAGATGCGGAGAAGTTTGAGGCGGCCATGAAAGAAGCCGTGCCAGAGCTCTTTGAGACTCAGCCAGACTTGCTCTTTCAGCTGGTCACACTCCTCACGCCCGAGCAGTTGAAAAAGGCAGGCGTACGCGTCTACGCATTAGATCAGAGAGCTGGTCAGCTGGTCATCACGTTTCCTCAGGCTTACCACGCCGGCTTCAACCACGGCTTCAACTTCAATGAAGCTGTCAATTTTGCCCCCTGTGACTGGGAGAAATTTGGACAGGCTGGAGTCGAAAGACTGCAGCAGTTTCGCCGCCAACCATGCTTTTCACACGATGAACTGTTGTGGACAGCTGCTGAGGGAAGTGCATCTTCAGGTCTGACCATTCAAACAGCAAAATGGCTCGCGCCAGCTCTCGATCGCATACGCCAGCGTGAGCGAGCACAGAGAGACGAATTCCTCGCAAAGCATAACGAAGTATCTCCTCATCGATGCAAGGTCACTGGGGGAAGCGAAGATGCTTGCCCGCTCTCGTTCAAAATCGACGACACTGATGTTcacgatgaggaagagcagTGCTGCAGCTATTGTAAGACGTTTGCATATCTGTCTCGTTTCAAGTGCCACCGTTCGGGCAAAATCCTATGTATTTTCCATGCGGGAAGCCATCCCTGCTGCGATATGCCGGAGGAGAAGCGGCTTGCGGGCGAGGAGCATACGCTAATCTACCGTAAAACCGATGAAGATATGACTTTGGTGTATCAAAAGGCGTCTGACAAGGCACATACACCCGAGGCGTGGGAGGAGAAGTATGACAGGCTtctggaagaggaagccaCTCCGTCTCTGAAGACTCTGCGAGCTCTGTTGCATGAAGGCGAAAAGATTCCCTATGAGCTTGCTTCTCTGCCTATTTTGAAAGAATTTGTTGACAGGTGCAATGACTGGGTTGAGGAAGCTACAAATTACATTGTTAGAAAGCAACAGAACCGCCGCAAGAATGAGAAAGTTTGGCAAAACACTGGGCGCCGAGGAAGCGCCAATAACGACgcgaaagagaaggaaaaagaaatccgCCACGTAGATAATATTTACCGGCTGCTTGCAGAGGCAGAGCACATCGGGTTCGACTGTCCTGAGATTGCGCAACTCCAGGAACGCGCTACCGCCTTGAAGCTGTTCCAAGATAATGCCTCTGCCGCGCTGAAACAGAACGTGCCTCCTCCAGTTGAAACAATCGAGGAGTTGATCGAAGAGGGGCGCGGCTTCAATATTGATACCCCAGAGCTAGAAGCTTTATCTCGGAGGTTGGAAGAGCTACGCTGGAACGAGAAGGCTAGGTCAAACCGTGCGGTGTTACTCGGAATGACGGATGTACAAGAAATCATTGAGGAAGGGAAGCGGCTCGAAATTCCCAACTACAACGACCACTTGAAGTACTACCATGACAAGCTGGCTGCAGGCCAAGCTTGGGAAGCAAAGGCCCGAGAACTTACGCACGCTGAATTTGTTCACTATTCTCAATTGGAGGCTCTCAGAGCGCAGGTGCAAGCCAATTCCCTGCCTGTTTCTCGTGAGACCTTGGCCGCTGTCGACCAGATACTCCACAAACAGCGCGAGGCGCATCTCCAGATCATTGACCTCACCGAGCGGTGCCGCGATCCCGATTTTAGAAAGCGACCCAAGTACTCAGAAGTTGTCGACATCACTAGAAAGCTAGATGATCTCAATTCCAAGCCGACTGGCACCGTCGATTTAGAGAATGAGAGAAAACGCCATGAAGATTGGATGCGCAAGGGCAAAAAGCTCTTTGGTAAATCGAATGCGCCATTGCATATTCTTAAAAGCCATTTAGAACACGTCCTCGAGCGAAACACTGATTGCTTCGACACCGACCACGACACCCCACGCCTTCCAGGAGAGCCTGTATCGAGAGAAGCTAGCCCGGAGGCGGGATCAGGCAGGTGGGACGATCGATCAAGGCAGGTGTTTTGCATATGTCGGAAGATTGAGGCTGGTATGATGATTGAGTGCGAATTATGCCATGAATG GTACCATTACAAATGTCTCAAGATTGCCCGTGGCAAGGTCAAGGAGGATGACAAGTATACCTGCCCGATATGCGACTGGAGAATGAAGATCCCTCGCGACGCGGCTCGACCTAAGCTGGAGGATCTCACTGCCCTTGCCGACGAGATACCAGGCCTACCATTTCAgccggaagaagaggaagtttTGCGGCAAATCATTGATAATGCGCAAAATTTCCGAGATAAGATTGCTCAGTACTGCAACCCGCTTCTTTCGACAGAAGCCGAGGCCGAAACTCAGCGATTTTTCCTTCGAAAGCTGGAAGGCGCCGAGATTCTGCTATCGTACGAGACCAATTTCTTCCGTCAAGAGCTCCACAAGTGGTGTCCTGTCGCGCCGGAAGCGCCGCCGATTCTGCAAGTCTCCCTGAGCACGCGCAAACCTCGCCCTACGAAGCTACAGAAGATGCTTGTTGAATACGGGGTCGATAACCCGGACGACCTACCAGAGCATGCGAAAGGCAAGGCCAATAGTTTGCGACGCAAGGCGGCGAACGCAGAGGcggcagccgctgcagctcaGGCGCCGACGGCTATGCCTAATGTGCCTAACCCGCACAATTCGGCATATGGACCAGCGGCGTACTTCTCTCGCGGGTCTCATTCGGCAACTCCGAGCATCTCGGCCAATTCGCACGGACAGCCTGAAGAGAAATCCCACTCACCTTCAGATAGTGATGTCAAGATGGGTTCCGCAGAGTCAGACAGTAATCTGCATCCTAGCTTCTTGAGAGCAGGAGGTCCTCACTTGGCAGCGGACGACTCGACCATGTCGCTCGAAGACCGGCTTTTACATGGCCAAATTGACGACATGGATCTACAGACGGAAGCAGACAAAAGCAAAGCTCTTGAAATCTTTGCCCGCACCGAGCTGGGCAGAGAGAAGGCCGAGAAGATGTGGGGACCCGATATCTGGAACAATAGACAGAGGTCTATGAGTGTGCATGGGCGGTCCATGACACCGGCCGATATGGACGAAGGCATGAAACACGACAACAGCAAGGTGGATCAAATGTTCAAGGAAATGACGAAtcaagacgaagacgaagatcaaaagaagaaagatatCACGATGACGAACGGACCCGTCACAGCAGACTTATTAGAAAGCGAGAGAAATAATCTGGATGCGATGTTGGACGGGGAGTAG